The Manihot esculenta cultivar AM560-2 chromosome 1, M.esculenta_v8, whole genome shotgun sequence genome has a window encoding:
- the LOC110612402 gene encoding autophagy-related protein 18a isoform X1: MATLSAYSPPWPNANPNGNLLSPEDAAEGLESVSQSQSYDSLSSIMPQDHLTDQLTPVNPTPSYSAPVSVSVSSPPESTSAPATVSLLHVSFNQDFGCFAAATDHGFRIYNCDPFREIFRRDFDRGGGGIGVVEMLFRCNILALVGGGSDPQYPPNKVMIWDDHQSRCIGELSFRSEVRSVKLRRDRIIVVLEQKIFVYNFADLKLLHQIETIANPKGLCAVSQGAGSLVLVCPGLQKGQVRVEHYASKRTKFIMAHDSRIACFALTQDGQLLATASTKGTLVRIFNTADGTLLQEVRRGADRAEIYSLAFSSTAQWLAVSSDKGTVHVFSLKINPGSPVTDKSRNTPDHNAAVTSPSSSLSFFKGVLPKYFSSEWSVAQFRLVEGSQYVVAFGHQKSTVVILGLDGSFYRCQFDPVNGGEMTQLEYHNFLKPEATF, encoded by the exons ATGGCGACTCTCTCCGCGTATTCTCCTCCATGGCCAAATGCAAACCCTAACGGTAATCTTCTCTCTCCggaagatgccgccgaaggaCTCGAGTCAGTATCACAATCCCAATCTTACGACTCGCTTTCTTCAATTATGCCTCAAGATCATCTTACGGATCAGCTAACTCCAGTCAATCCTACCCCCAGTTATAGTGCCCCTGTGTCTGTGTCTGTGTCTTCACCACCTGAGTCCACCTCCGCGCCGGCGACTGTTTCTCTACTTCACGTTTCATTCAATCAAGATTTTGGATGTTTCGCGGCGGCCACGGACCACGGGTTTCGCATCTACAACTGTGATCCTTTCCGGGAGATCTTCCGCCGGGACTTTGATCGTGGCGGAGGTGGGATCGGAGTCGTAGAGATGCTTTTCCGTTGTAATATTTTGGCCCTTGTTGGCGGTGGGTCCGACCCTCAGTATCCTCCTAACAAGGTTATGATCTGGGACGACCATCAGAGCCGCTGCATCGGGGAGCTCTCGTTCAGGTCTGAGGTTCGATCAGTGAAGCTTAGACGGGATAGAATTATTGTGGTCCTGGAGCAGAAGATTTTTGTGTATAATTTCGCGGATTTGAAGCTATTGCATCAGATTGAGACGATTGCAAATCCCAAAGGGCTCTGTGCAGTGTCGCAGGGGGCGGGTTCATTGGTGTTGGTTTGTCCAGGGTTGCAGAAGGGCCAGGTTAGGGTGGAGCATTACGCGTCGAAACGGACCAAGTTTATTATGGCACATGATTCGAGAATTGCCTGTTTCGCTCTCACGCAGGATGGGCAGTTGCTTGCCACTGCCAGCACAAAGGGAACTCTGGTTAGAATTTTCAACACGGCTGATGGTACTCTGCTTCAAGAG GTAAGAAGGGGTGCTGATAGAGCAGAAATTTATAGTTTGGCATTCTCTTCAACTGCCCAGTGGCTGGCAGTCTCAAGTGACAAGGGTACTGTCCATGTTTTCAGCCTTAAGATTAATCCTGGATCCCCAGTGACTGACAAGTCACGAAATACACCTGATCATAATGCTGCAGTTACATCTCCTAGCTCATCTCTGTCCTTCTTTAAAG GTGTTTTGCCAAAGTATTTCAGTTCAGAGTGGTCAGTGGCTCAGTTTCGCTTAGTTGAGGGTTCTCAGTACGTTGTTGCATTTGGTCACCAAAAGAGTACAGTGGTAATTCTTGGCTTGGATGGAAG CTTCTATCGATGTCAGTTTGACCCAGTGAATGGCGGAGAGATGACCCAACTGGAATATCACAACTTCTTGAAGCCAGAAGCAACCTTCTGA
- the LOC110612402 gene encoding autophagy-related protein 18a isoform X3 — protein sequence MATLSAYSPPWPNANPNGNLLSPEDAAEGLESVSQSQSYDSLSSIMPQDHLTDQLTPVNPTPSYSAPVSVSVSSPPESTSAPATVSLLHVSFNQDFGCFAAATDHGFRIYNCDPFREIFRRDFDRGGGGIGVVEMLFRCNILALVGGGSDPQYPPNKVMIWDDHQSRCIGELSFRSEVRSVKLRRDRIIVVLEQKIFVYNFADLKLLHQIETIANPKGLCAVSQGAGSLVLVCPGLQKGQVRVEHYASKRTKFIMAHDSRIACFALTQDGQLLATASTKGTLVRIFNTADGTLLQEVRRGADRAEIYSLAFSSTAQWLAVSSDKGTVHVFSLKINPGSPVTDKSRNTPDHNAAVTSPSSSLSFFKASIDVSLTQ from the exons ATGGCGACTCTCTCCGCGTATTCTCCTCCATGGCCAAATGCAAACCCTAACGGTAATCTTCTCTCTCCggaagatgccgccgaaggaCTCGAGTCAGTATCACAATCCCAATCTTACGACTCGCTTTCTTCAATTATGCCTCAAGATCATCTTACGGATCAGCTAACTCCAGTCAATCCTACCCCCAGTTATAGTGCCCCTGTGTCTGTGTCTGTGTCTTCACCACCTGAGTCCACCTCCGCGCCGGCGACTGTTTCTCTACTTCACGTTTCATTCAATCAAGATTTTGGATGTTTCGCGGCGGCCACGGACCACGGGTTTCGCATCTACAACTGTGATCCTTTCCGGGAGATCTTCCGCCGGGACTTTGATCGTGGCGGAGGTGGGATCGGAGTCGTAGAGATGCTTTTCCGTTGTAATATTTTGGCCCTTGTTGGCGGTGGGTCCGACCCTCAGTATCCTCCTAACAAGGTTATGATCTGGGACGACCATCAGAGCCGCTGCATCGGGGAGCTCTCGTTCAGGTCTGAGGTTCGATCAGTGAAGCTTAGACGGGATAGAATTATTGTGGTCCTGGAGCAGAAGATTTTTGTGTATAATTTCGCGGATTTGAAGCTATTGCATCAGATTGAGACGATTGCAAATCCCAAAGGGCTCTGTGCAGTGTCGCAGGGGGCGGGTTCATTGGTGTTGGTTTGTCCAGGGTTGCAGAAGGGCCAGGTTAGGGTGGAGCATTACGCGTCGAAACGGACCAAGTTTATTATGGCACATGATTCGAGAATTGCCTGTTTCGCTCTCACGCAGGATGGGCAGTTGCTTGCCACTGCCAGCACAAAGGGAACTCTGGTTAGAATTTTCAACACGGCTGATGGTACTCTGCTTCAAGAG GTAAGAAGGGGTGCTGATAGAGCAGAAATTTATAGTTTGGCATTCTCTTCAACTGCCCAGTGGCTGGCAGTCTCAAGTGACAAGGGTACTGTCCATGTTTTCAGCCTTAAGATTAATCCTGGATCCCCAGTGACTGACAAGTCACGAAATACACCTGATCATAATGCTGCAGTTACATCTCCTAGCTCATCTCTGTCCTTCTTTAAAG CTTCTATCGATGTCAGTTTGACCCAGTGA
- the LOC110612402 gene encoding autophagy-related protein 18a isoform X2, whose product MATLSAYSPPWPNANPNGNLLSPEDAAEGLESVSQSQSYDSLSSIMPQDHLTDQLTPVNPTPSYSAPVSVSVSSPPESTSAPATVSLLHVSFNQDFGCFAAATDHGFRIYNCDPFREIFRRDFDRGGGGIGVVEMLFRCNILALVGGGSDPQYPPNKVMIWDDHQSRCIGELSFRSEVRSVKLRRDRIIVVLEQKIFVYNFADLKLLHQIETIANPKGLCAVSQGAGSLVLVCPGLQKGQVRVEHYASKRTKFIMAHDSRIACFALTQDGQLLATASTKGTLVRIFNTADGTLLQEVRRGADRAEIYSLAFSSTAQWLAVSSDKGTVHVFSLKINPGSPVTDKSRNTPDHNAAVTSPSSSLSFFKGIQLHVAIYKDKKG is encoded by the exons ATGGCGACTCTCTCCGCGTATTCTCCTCCATGGCCAAATGCAAACCCTAACGGTAATCTTCTCTCTCCggaagatgccgccgaaggaCTCGAGTCAGTATCACAATCCCAATCTTACGACTCGCTTTCTTCAATTATGCCTCAAGATCATCTTACGGATCAGCTAACTCCAGTCAATCCTACCCCCAGTTATAGTGCCCCTGTGTCTGTGTCTGTGTCTTCACCACCTGAGTCCACCTCCGCGCCGGCGACTGTTTCTCTACTTCACGTTTCATTCAATCAAGATTTTGGATGTTTCGCGGCGGCCACGGACCACGGGTTTCGCATCTACAACTGTGATCCTTTCCGGGAGATCTTCCGCCGGGACTTTGATCGTGGCGGAGGTGGGATCGGAGTCGTAGAGATGCTTTTCCGTTGTAATATTTTGGCCCTTGTTGGCGGTGGGTCCGACCCTCAGTATCCTCCTAACAAGGTTATGATCTGGGACGACCATCAGAGCCGCTGCATCGGGGAGCTCTCGTTCAGGTCTGAGGTTCGATCAGTGAAGCTTAGACGGGATAGAATTATTGTGGTCCTGGAGCAGAAGATTTTTGTGTATAATTTCGCGGATTTGAAGCTATTGCATCAGATTGAGACGATTGCAAATCCCAAAGGGCTCTGTGCAGTGTCGCAGGGGGCGGGTTCATTGGTGTTGGTTTGTCCAGGGTTGCAGAAGGGCCAGGTTAGGGTGGAGCATTACGCGTCGAAACGGACCAAGTTTATTATGGCACATGATTCGAGAATTGCCTGTTTCGCTCTCACGCAGGATGGGCAGTTGCTTGCCACTGCCAGCACAAAGGGAACTCTGGTTAGAATTTTCAACACGGCTGATGGTACTCTGCTTCAAGAG GTAAGAAGGGGTGCTGATAGAGCAGAAATTTATAGTTTGGCATTCTCTTCAACTGCCCAGTGGCTGGCAGTCTCAAGTGACAAGGGTACTGTCCATGTTTTCAGCCTTAAGATTAATCCTGGATCCCCAGTGACTGACAAGTCACGAAATACACCTGATCATAATGCTGCAGTTACATCTCCTAGCTCATCTCTGTCCTTCTTTAAAG GTATTCAACTCCATGTTGCAATATATAAAGATAAAAAGGGATAA
- the LOC110629145 gene encoding glutathione S-transferase F13, which translates to MALKLHGPAISTNTSRVIICLHEKEVDFELVPLDLFSGEHKHPHFLAKNPFGQVPVLEDGDLTLFESRAISAYIAEKYKETGYDLLRHQNLQEAALVKVWMEVESQQFHPAIAPIVYQFFVDPLNGVSPDQAIIDANLEKLGKVLDIYEARLSSSKYLAGDFYSLADLHHLPYTYYLMKTAAASLINERPHVKAWWEDISSRPASKKAAEGMTFGEK; encoded by the exons ATGGCACTGAAGCTGCATGGACCAGCCATTTCCACAAACACCTCTCGTGTCATAATTTGTCTCCATGAGAAAGAAGTAGATTTTGAGCTCGTCCCTCTTGATCTTTTCTCCGGCGAACATAAGCACCCCCATTTCCTAGCCAAGAAC CCCTTCGGTCAGGTCCCAGTACTTGAAGATGGTGATCTCACTTTATTTG AATCTAGAGCAATCTCAGCATACATAGCTGAAAAATACAAGGAAACTGGCTATGATCTATTAAGGCACCAAAACCTGCAAGAAGCTGCATTAGTGAAGGTATGGATGGAGGTAGAATCCCAGCAGTTCCACCCTGCAATAGCTCCAATTGTGTACCAATTTTTCGTGGATCCGCTTAATGGTGTTTCCCCTGATCAAGCAATCATCGACGCCAACTTAGAGAAGCTAGGGAAGGTGCTGGACATATATGAAGCTAGGCTGAGTAGCTCCAAGTACCTCGCAGGGGATTTCTACAGCTTGGCTGATCTTCACCACCTTCCATACACTTATTATCTCATGAAAACTGCTGCAGCTTCACTCATAAATGAACGTCCCCATGTGAAGGCTTGGTGGGAGGACATTTCATCCAGGCCAGCTTCCAAGAAAGCTGCAGAAGGTATGACTTTTGGTGAGAAATGA
- the LOC110620184 gene encoding pentatricopeptide repeat-containing protein At5g66520 — translation MIPNPQLSVTAERIILLLQKCISQTQIHQIQAQLILHKLHSNTTVAHHFITACQNLSLLHSSLPRFFFTHLPKPHVFICNNLLRAFSHCQVPYIPYSIYSHMHNNSILPNNYTFPFLLKSLSDFKDFKQARSVHTHVIKFGHLNDIYVQNSLLNVYASCGHMGLCRQLFDEMPDKDVVSWTVLIMGYRNAGDYDDALIAFEQMQYAGLVPNHVTMVNVLGACASFGAIEMGIWIHDFIRRNRWEIDVILGTSLIDMYMKCGRIDEGLNVFRSMKENNIFAWNAVIKGLAFAKCGQEAVLWLNRMEEEGLNPDEVTLVNVLIACSHAGMVDMGKQIFRSLINGKYGFPPNAKHCACMVDLFARAGQLDEAFKFIREMPFEPTISMWGSLLAGCRAHRNLELSEFVAKKLVELEPGNSAYYVVLSNVYSEMGRWTDAAEVRELMKKKGLKKDLGSSSVESKPRDMIMNY, via the coding sequence ATGATACCTAACCCTCAGCTCAGCGTCACAGCTGAAAGAATCATTCTTCTTCTACAAAAATGCATTTCTCAGACTCAAATCCACCAAATCCAAGCCCAACTCATCCTCCATAAACTCCATTCTAACACCACTGTTGCTCATCATTTCATCACTGCTTGCCAGAATCTATCCCTCTTGCACTCCTCTCTCCCACGTTTCTTCTTTACCCACCTCCCTAAACCCCATGTTTTCATTTGTAATAATCTCTTAAGGGCCTTTTCTCACTGTCAAGTTCCTTATATTCCTTATTCAATATATtcccacatgcataacaacTCCATTCTTCCTAATAACTACACCTTCCCTTTTCTTCTCAAGTCCTTGTCCGACTTTAAGGATTTCAAACAAGCCCGATCGGTACATACCCATGTTATAAAATTTGGTCACTTAAATGATATTTATGTCCAGAACTCTTTGCTAAATGTCTATGCCTCATGTGGTCATATGGGGCTGTGTCGACAACTGTTCGATGAAATGCCTGATAAAGATGTTGTCTCGTGGACTGTTTTGATTATGGGGTATAGGAATGCTGGGGACTATGATGATGCGCTGATTGCTTTTGAGCAGATGCAATATGCGGGTTTAGTGCCTAATCATGTTACCATGGTGAATGTGTTGGGTGCTTGTGCAAGTTTTGGGGCCATTGAAATGGGTATTTGGATACATGATTTTATAAGGAGGAATAGGTGGGAGATAGATGTGATTTTAGGGACTTCTTTGATTGATATGTACATGAAATGCGGGAGAATTGATGAAGGTTTGAATGTGTTTAGAAGCATGAAAGAGAATAACATTTTTGCTTGGAATGCGGTTATTAAAGGACTAGCTTTTGCTAAATGTGGGCAGGAGGCTGTTCTGTGGTTGAATAGGATGGAGGAAGAAGGATTAAACCCGGATGAAGTCACTTTGGTGAATGTGCTTATTGCTTGCAGCCATGCAGGGATGGTCGATATGGGCAAACAGATATTTAGGTCATTGATCAATGGGAAATATGGATTTCCACCTAATGCCAAGCATTGTGCATGTATGGTTGACCTGTTTGCACGAGCTGGGCAACTTGATGAGGCTTTTAAATTCATCAGAGAAATGCCTTTTGAGCCTACAATTTCTATGTGGGGATCATTGCTGGCTGGCTGTCGAGCTCACAGAAACTTGGAATTAAGTGAATTTGTGGCTAAGAAGCTTGTGGAACTGGAGCCAGGGAATAGTGCTTATTATGTAGTTCTCTCTAACGTGTACTCAGAGATGGGTAGATGGACCGACGCTGCAGAAGTAAGGGAATTGATGAAGAAAAAGGGACTTAAGAAGGACTTGGGCTCTAGTTCTGTAGAATCCAAACCCAGGGATATGATCATGAATTACTAG